From Pseudoxanthomonas sp. YR558, the proteins below share one genomic window:
- the gltB gene encoding glutamate synthase large subunit, translated as MAPRNRQGGFEQGLYDPNDERDACGFGMIAQLDDQPSRALVDTAIAALSRMTHRGGVAADGLTGDGCGLLIRKPDAFLRALAAESGIALGARFAAGLVFLPHDEVQAAQCRAALEAELFRTGVAVKGWRVPPTNDAVCGQLAKDTLPRIEQLYVEADEGQKDEAFALALFLARRRAEQQLRASVPDFYVVTLSPHAIGYKGMVLPDKLSTFFPDLQRSDLASSAVVFHQRFSTNTLPRWPLAHPFRLLAHNGEINTIEGNRRWAQARSKVWKTPRFDIGEFDPVISMHGSDSQSLDNMLELLVAGGMELIQALRILVPPATQSLEFKDADLAAFYEFYGLNTEPWDGPAGIVSMDARYAACTLDRNGLRPARWMLTSDRHFIVASEAGVWEVPAERVTRKGKLGPGEMMAIDLRRGDLLDSEAVDRINRGRAPYKQWLHQGVTYLQTELIDPSLVEEPFDERTLRGYHKLFQLSTEEVEQVLRPLAETEQEATGSMGDDTPMAVLSRQTRPLYDYFRQAFAQVTNPPIDPLREDCVMSLTTQLGRETNIFHAGPETVNHVILNSPVLSQRKLRQLLKMPQYVEKNRLIDLSYSHAEGLKAGLERICREAEQAARDGDVMLLLSDRYPQPGRPMAHALLATGAVHHHLCRVGLRCDANLIVETGTARDPHHMACLIGVGATAVYPYLAYQTLFDLGRRGILQIKKGGEQAQIGRSYRKGIYKGLSKIISKMGICTISSYRGAQLFEIVGLDPDVVDLCFAETPSRIGGVGFERLDLEARQLDARAWNDRESPEVGGLLKYVHGGEYHMYNPDVVMTLQRATRTGDARDWQAYADAVNSRPPSALRDLLQLKKAEVPTPIDEVADATDLLRRFDTAAISLGALSPEAHEALAIAMNRLGGRSNSGEGGEDPARYGTEKRSKIKQVASGRFGVTPEYLVNAEVLQIKVAQGAKPGEGGQLPGHKVNELIARLRYAKPGIGLISPPPHHDIYSIEDLAQLIYDLKQINPTALVSVKLVSHAGVGTIAAGVVKAGADLITISGHDGGTGASPVSSIRYAGVPWELGVAEAHHALVVNQLRDRTVLQTDGGLKTGLDVVKAALLGADSFGFGTGPMIVLGCKYLRICHLNNCATGVATQDERLRTQYFTGLPERVENFFRLLSEEVRQWLSYLGARSLDEIVGRTDLLQQLDVSPREGVNVDLSRLLKGAQFDSSSCAAQRLYESPDSLATQLDGLLAEPIRKKSGGDHRFLIHNTDRSIGTRLSGAIARQHGNQGMADAPLNLRFRGTAGQSFGAFNAGGLQMELEGEANDYVGKGMAGGRLVVRPPRGARFEARNTPIIGNTCLYGATGGELFAAGRAGERFGVRNSGALAVIEGAGDHCCEYMTDGIVLVLGKVGLNFGAGFTGGLAYVLDLDRDFVDRYNHELIDIHRISPEGFESHRQHLHTLISRHRELTGSIWAQQILDEFRDYVGKFWLVKPKAASIDSLNETLRRAA; from the coding sequence ATGGCCCCTCGCAATCGCCAAGGCGGCTTTGAACAGGGTCTCTACGACCCGAACGACGAACGCGACGCCTGCGGCTTCGGCATGATCGCGCAGCTCGACGACCAGCCTTCGCGTGCGCTGGTCGATACCGCCATCGCCGCGCTCTCGCGCATGACCCACCGTGGTGGCGTGGCCGCCGACGGTCTCACCGGCGACGGCTGCGGCCTGCTGATCCGCAAACCGGACGCATTCCTCCGCGCGCTCGCCGCCGAATCCGGCATCGCATTGGGCGCGCGCTTCGCCGCCGGCCTGGTGTTCCTGCCGCACGACGAGGTGCAGGCCGCGCAATGCCGCGCCGCACTCGAAGCCGAACTGTTCCGCACCGGCGTGGCGGTGAAGGGCTGGCGCGTGCCGCCCACCAACGACGCGGTCTGCGGCCAGTTGGCCAAGGACACCCTGCCGCGCATCGAACAGCTCTACGTCGAGGCCGACGAAGGACAGAAGGACGAAGCCTTCGCGCTGGCGCTGTTCCTCGCGCGCCGCCGGGCCGAACAGCAGCTGCGCGCGTCCGTGCCCGACTTCTACGTGGTCACGCTGTCGCCGCATGCGATCGGCTACAAGGGCATGGTGCTGCCGGACAAGCTGTCGACCTTCTTCCCGGACCTGCAGCGCAGTGACCTGGCCAGCAGCGCGGTGGTGTTCCACCAGCGCTTCTCGACCAACACGCTGCCGCGCTGGCCACTGGCGCATCCGTTCCGCCTGCTGGCGCACAACGGCGAGATCAACACCATCGAGGGCAACCGCCGCTGGGCGCAGGCGCGCAGCAAGGTGTGGAAGACGCCGCGCTTCGACATCGGCGAATTCGACCCGGTCATCTCGATGCACGGCTCCGATTCGCAGAGCCTGGACAACATGCTGGAGCTGCTGGTCGCCGGGGGCATGGAGCTGATCCAGGCGCTGCGCATCCTGGTGCCGCCGGCGACGCAGTCGCTGGAGTTCAAGGACGCCGACCTGGCCGCGTTCTACGAGTTCTACGGCCTCAATACCGAGCCGTGGGACGGCCCGGCGGGCATCGTCTCGATGGACGCGCGCTACGCCGCGTGCACGCTGGACCGCAACGGCCTGCGCCCCGCGCGCTGGATGCTGACCAGCGACCGCCACTTCATCGTCGCCAGCGAAGCCGGCGTGTGGGAAGTGCCGGCCGAACGCGTCACCCGCAAGGGCAAGCTCGGCCCGGGCGAGATGATGGCCATCGACCTGCGCCGCGGCGACCTGCTCGACAGCGAAGCGGTGGACCGCATCAACCGTGGTCGCGCGCCATACAAGCAGTGGCTGCACCAGGGCGTGACCTACCTGCAGACCGAACTGATCGATCCGTCGCTGGTCGAGGAGCCCTTCGACGAGCGCACGCTGCGCGGTTACCACAAGCTGTTCCAGCTCTCGACCGAGGAAGTGGAGCAAGTGCTGCGCCCGCTCGCCGAGACCGAGCAGGAAGCCACCGGCTCGATGGGCGACGACACCCCGATGGCCGTGCTCAGCCGACAGACGCGGCCGCTGTACGACTACTTCCGCCAGGCGTTCGCGCAGGTCACCAACCCGCCGATCGATCCGTTGCGCGAAGACTGCGTGATGTCGCTGACCACCCAGCTGGGCCGGGAGACCAACATCTTCCACGCCGGCCCGGAGACGGTGAACCACGTCATCCTCAATTCGCCGGTGCTGAGCCAGCGCAAGCTGCGGCAGTTGCTGAAGATGCCGCAGTACGTCGAGAAGAACCGCCTGATCGACCTGTCCTATTCGCACGCGGAAGGCCTGAAGGCCGGCCTGGAGCGGATCTGCCGCGAGGCCGAACAGGCGGCGCGCGACGGCGACGTCATGCTGCTGCTGTCCGACCGCTACCCGCAGCCGGGCCGGCCGATGGCGCATGCGCTGCTCGCCACCGGCGCCGTGCACCACCACCTCTGCCGCGTGGGCCTGCGCTGCGACGCCAACCTGATCGTCGAGACCGGCACCGCGCGCGATCCGCACCACATGGCCTGCCTGATCGGCGTGGGCGCCACCGCGGTGTATCCGTACCTGGCCTACCAGACGCTGTTCGACCTGGGCCGGCGCGGGATCCTGCAGATCAAGAAGGGCGGCGAGCAGGCACAGATCGGCCGCAGCTACCGCAAGGGCATCTACAAGGGCCTGTCGAAGATCATTTCGAAGATGGGCATCTGCACCATCAGCAGCTACCGCGGCGCGCAGCTGTTCGAAATCGTCGGCCTGGATCCGGACGTCGTCGACCTGTGCTTCGCCGAGACGCCGTCGCGGATCGGCGGCGTGGGGTTCGAACGCCTCGACCTGGAGGCGCGCCAGCTCGACGCGCGCGCGTGGAACGACCGCGAATCGCCGGAAGTCGGCGGCTTGCTGAAGTACGTGCACGGCGGCGAGTACCACATGTACAACCCGGACGTGGTGATGACGCTGCAGCGCGCGACGCGCACCGGCGATGCACGCGACTGGCAGGCCTACGCGGACGCCGTGAACTCGCGCCCGCCGTCGGCACTGCGCGATCTGTTGCAGCTGAAGAAAGCCGAAGTGCCGACGCCGATCGACGAGGTGGCCGATGCCACCGATCTGCTGCGCCGCTTCGATACCGCGGCGATCTCGCTCGGCGCGTTGTCGCCGGAAGCGCACGAAGCGCTCGCCATCGCGATGAACCGCCTGGGCGGCCGCAGCAACTCCGGTGAAGGCGGCGAAGACCCCGCGCGCTATGGCACCGAGAAGCGCAGCAAGATCAAGCAGGTCGCGTCCGGCCGCTTCGGCGTGACGCCGGAGTACCTGGTCAATGCCGAAGTGCTGCAGATCAAGGTCGCGCAGGGCGCCAAGCCCGGCGAAGGCGGCCAGCTGCCGGGCCACAAGGTCAACGAGCTGATCGCGCGCCTGCGCTACGCCAAGCCCGGCATCGGCCTGATCTCGCCGCCGCCGCACCACGACATCTATTCGATCGAAGACCTCGCGCAGCTGATCTACGACCTAAAGCAGATCAACCCGACGGCGCTGGTCTCGGTGAAGCTGGTCAGCCATGCGGGCGTGGGCACGATCGCCGCCGGCGTGGTGAAGGCCGGCGCGGACCTGATCACCATCTCCGGCCACGACGGCGGCACCGGTGCCAGCCCGGTGAGCTCGATCCGCTATGCCGGCGTGCCGTGGGAACTCGGCGTGGCCGAAGCGCACCACGCATTGGTGGTGAACCAGCTGCGCGACCGCACCGTGCTGCAGACCGACGGTGGCCTGAAGACCGGCCTGGACGTGGTGAAGGCCGCGCTGCTCGGCGCCGACAGTTTCGGCTTCGGCACCGGCCCGATGATCGTGCTCGGCTGCAAGTACCTGCGCATCTGCCACCTCAACAACTGCGCCACCGGCGTGGCCACGCAGGACGAGCGCCTGCGCACGCAGTACTTCACCGGCCTGCCCGAGCGCGTGGAGAACTTCTTCCGCCTGCTGTCCGAGGAAGTGCGGCAGTGGCTGTCGTACCTGGGCGCGCGTTCGCTCGACGAGATCGTCGGCCGCACCGACCTGCTGCAGCAACTCGACGTATCGCCCCGCGAAGGCGTGAACGTCGATCTGTCGCGGCTGCTGAAGGGCGCGCAGTTCGACAGCAGCAGCTGCGCGGCGCAACGCCTGTACGAATCGCCGGACAGCCTGGCCACGCAGCTCGATGGTTTGCTCGCCGAGCCGATCCGCAAGAAGAGCGGCGGCGACCATCGCTTCCTCATCCACAACACCGACCGCAGCATCGGCACCCGCCTGTCCGGCGCCATCGCGCGCCAGCACGGCAACCAGGGCATGGCCGACGCGCCGCTCAATCTGCGCTTCCGCGGCACCGCGGGGCAGAGCTTCGGCGCATTCAACGCCGGCGGCCTGCAGATGGAGCTGGAAGGCGAAGCCAACGACTACGTGGGCAAGGGCATGGCCGGCGGCCGGCTGGTGGTGCGCCCGCCGCGCGGCGCGCGCTTCGAGGCACGTAACACGCCCATCATCGGCAACACCTGCCTGTACGGCGCGACGGGCGGCGAACTGTTCGCCGCCGGCCGCGCAGGCGAACGCTTCGGCGTGCGCAACTCCGGCGCGCTGGCGGTGATCGAAGGCGCCGGCGACCACTGCTGCGAGTACATGACCGACGGCATCGTGCTGGTGCTGGGCAAGGTAGGCCTGAACTTCGGCGCCGGCTTCACCGGTGGTCTGGCCTACGTGCTCGACCTGGACCGCGATTTCGTCGACCGCTACAACCACGAACTGATCGATATCCACCGCATCAGCCCGGAAGGCTTCGAGAGCCATCGCCAGCACCTGCACACGCTGATCAGCCGCCATCGCGAATTGACCGGCAGCATCTGGGCGCAGCAGATCCTCGACGAATTCCGCGACTACGTGGGCAAGTTCTGGCTGGTGAAGCCGAAGGCCGCGAGCATCGATTCGTTGAACGAGACCCTGCGGAGAGCAGCATGA
- a CDS encoding I78 family peptidase inhibitor: MIRTAIPALLLTLSLAACSSPEADEQTAAAEQSQAAASEAATPPAAEPAPAELAGSCDDTQAQWIIGKTASEADIEQAKTDSKSDAVRALKPGDAATMDFNPNRLNIILDEKGAATSVNCG; this comes from the coding sequence ATGATCCGAACGGCGATTCCCGCCCTGCTGTTGACCCTCTCGCTGGCCGCCTGCTCTTCGCCCGAGGCCGACGAACAGACCGCCGCCGCCGAACAGTCGCAGGCCGCGGCCAGCGAAGCGGCCACGCCGCCCGCCGCCGAGCCCGCGCCGGCCGAACTCGCCGGCAGCTGCGACGACACCCAGGCGCAGTGGATCATCGGCAAGACCGCGAGCGAGGCCGACATCGAACAGGCCAAGACCGACAGCAAGTCCGACGCCGTGCGCGCGCTGAAGCCGGGCGACGCCGCGACGATGGACTTCAACCCGAACCGCCTGAACATCATCCTCGACGAGAAGGGCGCGGCGACCTCGGTCAACTGCGGCTGA